The following are encoded in a window of Palaemon carinicauda isolate YSFRI2023 chromosome 31, ASM3689809v2, whole genome shotgun sequence genomic DNA:
- the LOC137624755 gene encoding pneumococcal serine-rich repeat protein-like, with translation MVRLLTPMALSRLSGTRIPNWQTPGRDVTNQATATHQDITLKSIFVLSLQVLVLVLATCVLGAKLPSNNNDDSSEVLSRTVSVKTPERVSSVISHFSPADHRYDATGSVQISRESESTGKSLVDSDPRPVQAAVPVRSAPAPSLSRTISVKTPERASSVISHFSPADHRYEASGSVQIGTGSSTGPRVVSAPSPLRKIPSTPSIVSVASPKPKISQNTQGTQKSLARTVSVRTPERVSNVISHFTPADHRYDATGSVVINQASSSKPRSSPPQVSVPSPPLRVTVEPAPAPAPAPAPVVVSRPRASVSANTQKSLSRTVSVKTPQRVSNVISHFTPVDHRYDATGSVLINQASSSSAQLSAPQVPALPRPAAKQRAPAPAPAPAPISATGFKTEKSLARSVSVKTPERISSVISHFTPADHRYEATGSVLINQASSSSAKTFRAPTATVNVAPAPAPAPVPAPAPRTPKPTAPAVPARPRASAPANTQKSLARTVSVKTPERVSNVISHFTPADHRYDATGSVVINQASSTSAKVSNSRASPPPAPVAPKLAPIRKAPAPVPAQAPAPAPAPVATTQLGTQKSLARTLSVKTPERVSSVISHFTPADHRYEATGSVLINQATSGSQKTATRASPPTAPVRVVLEPVPAPAPAPIPAVQEKPRTIVSANTQKSLARTVSVKTPNRVSSVISHFTPADHRYDATGSVVINQGSSSSAKFSQAEAQTLVASTPVVSRPTVVKKAPAVAAPSQIRASTEAKAQKSLARTVSIKTPERVSGVISHFTPADHRYEATGSVVINQASSSSAKVPITKVSTPLAQVAPRLPPIKKAPAPAPAPAPAPAPAPAPAPVAHSQVRASAGASTQKSLARTLSVKTPDRVSSVISHFTPADHRYEATGSVVINQGASSSTKSSATQFSSVPSAVRVTAADQTIRAPAPKPAPVQVAPSTSRQSSSSNTHKSLDRTISVKTPERQTNVISHFLPADHRYDATGSVIINQGSQSSSVKTSSSRSQAAAISQASNTASSLTSSSGLRRTVSVKTPERESDVHSHFTPEDHSFEASGSVTISGGSSSSGKAFEKSSSSSNQVSSFGQASSSGSSSRQASSAGSSSRQASSAGSSFGQASSSGSSFGQASSAGSSFGQASSSGSSFGQASSSGSSFGQASSSGSSFGQASISASSFGQASSSASRNSYSSSSAAAAASQSASSSSFQSSSQRKADASSSSSSSGSSSATAQSASGSFRLAPVVTKASSSSLSSDLQAEMEAFRADARASGAAVAQVRQEEADDGVRDEYYFNLCVEDHENTNYQCRDEWVGPDGITRGWYTVLLPDAYLYNYTYIAHPVKGYQVSVTRRDSGIAMKKIKADIFAPATVFSNQGITRFSDFAVSGINNQFVESTAMNFDQNSATVFADSFADAMKTERSSSSGSVPAMSMGDAAHVNGFSLIRDSGSSRSSSSRSQSQSSSSSGSGKSVFASGAFNQGLSSSQSSSSASSSLAEASQKSSASSSLNAAAASQRSSASSSLNAAAASQRSSASSSLNAAAASQRSSASSSLNAAAASQKSSASSGSASQSSQSSLSRTVSIKTPERVSTVISHFTPNEHRFDATGRVTITQGSEESVGQDSNSAEVQSSSSFQQSSTPIRSSTSSQSSLSRTVSIKTPERISGVISHFLPADHRFEATGSVNINQKSSSSSSSQSSKASFASVSAAPAPAPLPAPLPVSRAISSGSQSSLSRTVSIKTPERVSGVISHFTPADHRYEASGSVVINQGSRSASSSAARVQTAPAQPQIKKVVVQAPARVAPAVVKSVSQKKQAISSSAEKSLSRTVSVKTPERQSSVISHFTPADHRYDATGSVIINSASSGSRKTVDTFAVRSPQPAAPAPVPVPAPAPAPAPAPAPARRQPIAAALSSNAKSISSSSRAQSSLSRTVSVKSPERVSSVISHFTPADHRYEATGSVVINQESQTPRRLIVQEAAVQAPEPVVVRAPVQVKAPVSQSELQASLSRTVSVKTPQRTSSVISHFNPADHRYEATGSVVINKGSRSEPRASAPVVPAAPARAKSITAPRPPVAAAPAPAPAPRTPAQLSLSRTVSVKSPERVSNVISHFTPAVHRYEATGSVTINRSTE, from the exons GATATCACATTAAAATCTATATTTGTTCTATCTTTACAGGTCCTTGTTCTGGTCCTGGCGACCTGCGTACTGGGCGCAAAACTCCCTTCCAATAACAACGACGACTCATCTGAG GTCTTGAGCCGAACAGTGTCTGTGAAGACCCCTGAAAGGGTTTCTAGTGTCATTTCACACTTCTCCCCTGCCGACCACAGATACGATGCTACAGGATCTGTTCAGATCAGCAGAGAATCTGAATCCACTGGCAAGTCTTTAGTGGACAGTGATCCTAGACCAGTACAAGCTGCTGTTCCTGTTCGATCAGCTCCTGCTCCTTCTTTATCTAGGACTATCAGCGTAAAAACTCCAGAGAGAGCTTCAAGTGTAATTTCTCACTTCTCTCCAGCTGATCACAGATATGAAGCAAGTGGCAGTGTTCAAATTGGCACTGGATCCTCTACAGGACCAAGAGTTGTCAGTGCTCCTAGTCCCCTACGTAAAATTCCATCTACTCCTTCTATAGTTTCAGTGGCATCTCCAAAGCCCAAAATCAGTCAAAATACCCAAGGTACCCAGAAATCACTTGCACGCACCGTTTCTGTAAGAACACCAGAACGAGTATCAAATGTAATATCTCATTTTACCCCTGCTGATCACAGGTATGATGCCACTGGTAGTGTGGTTATTAACCAAGCTTCATCCAGTAAACCAAGATCTTCTCCCCCTCAAGTTTCAGTACCTTCACCACCTCTCCGGGTAACTGTTGAACCTGCTCCTGCCCCAGCACCTGCTCCTGCTCCAGTTGTCGTTTCCAGGCCACGTGCTAGTGTCTCTGCTAACACACAAAAATCCCTTTCCCGTACCGTATCAGTTAAAACTCCACAACGTGTGTCAAATGTCATTTCACACTTTACACCAGTCGATCACAGGTATGATGCTACTGGCAGTGTTCTCATCAACCAAGCTTCATCTAGTTCAGCCCAGCTTTCTGCACCTCAAGTGCCTGCTCTTCCGAGACCTGCTGCCAAACAAAGGGCTCCTGCCCCTGCCCCTGCCCCAGCTCCAATTTCAGCCACAGGATTTAAGACAGAAAAATCTCTTGCTCGTTCTGTATCCGTGAAAACACCAGAGCGCATCTCAAGTGTAATTTCCCACTTTACTCCTGCTGACCACAGATATGAAGCTACTGGTAGTGTTCTCATTAACCAAGCCTCATCCAGTTCTGCAAAAACTTTTAGAGCACCTACAGCAACAGTCAATGTAGCACCTGCACCTGCCCCTGCCCCTGTTCCTGCCCCTGCCCCTCGTACCCCAAAACCTACAGCTCCTGCTGTTCCTGCCAGGCCACGTGCCAGCGCACCGGCTAACACACAAAAATCCCTTGCTCGTACTGTTTCAGTAAAGACCCCTGAACGTGTCTCAAATGTAATCTCCCATTTCACTCCTGCAGACCACAGATATGATGCTACTGGAAGTGTCGTCATCAATCAGGCATCATCTACTTCAGCTAAAGTTTCTAATTCTAGAGCTTCTCCACCACCAGCTCCTGTAGCTCCAAAATTGGCACCTATCAGAAAAGCACCAGCACCAGTACCAGCACaagctcctgctcctgctcctgctccagTTGCTACTACCCAATTGGGGACACAAAAATCGCTCGCTCGTACTCTATCAGTGAAAACACCAGAACGTGTTTCAAGTGTAATATCTCATTTCACTCCTGCTGATCATAGGTATGAAGCTACTGGAAGTGTCTTAATTAACCAAGCAACATCAGGCTCCCAAAAAACAGCAACACGAGCTTCACCACCTACTGCACCTGTTCGCGTAGTTCTTGAGCCTGTTCCTGCCCCAGCACCAGCACCAATTCCTGCTGTTCAAGAAAAGCCCCGTACTATTGTCTCGGCTAATACCCAAAAATCCCTTGCTCGCACTGTGTCAGTCAAGACACCCAACCGCGTCTCCAGTGTTATTTCCCACTTCACCCCAGCAGATCACAGATATGATGCAACTGGCAGTGTTGTCATCAACCAGGGTTCCTCCAGTTCTGCAAAATTTTCCCAAGCTGAAGCTCAAACTCTTGTAGCTTCTACCCCTGTTGTTTCTAGACCAACAGTTGTGAAAAAAGCCCCTGCCGTAGCTGCCCCTTCCCAAATACGTGCTAGTACAGAAGCTAAGGCCCAAAAATCTCTTGCTCGTACTGTATCAATAAAGACACCAGAACGTGTCTCCGGTGTAATCTCACACTTCACTCCTGCAGACCACAGATATGAAGCTACAGGTAGTGTTGTCATCAACCAGGCCTCATCCAGTTCAGCAAAAGTCCCCATCACTAAAGTCTCCACACCTCTGGCTCAAGTAGCTCCGAGACTGCCCCCCATTAAAAAGGCCCCAGCCCCAGCCCCAGCCCCAGCCCCAGCCCCAGCCCCTGCCCCTGCCCCTGCCCCAGTTGCTCATTCTCAAGTACGTGCAAGTGCTGGAGCCAGCACACAAAAATCCCTCGCTCGTACTTTATCAGTGAAAACTCCAGATCGTGTGTCAAGTGTTATTTCTCATTTCACTCCTGCTGATCACAGATACGAAGCCACTGGTAGTGTTGTGATTAACCAGGGTGCATCCAGTTCGACAAAATCTTCTGCTACTCAGTTTTCATCAGTACCATCAGCTGTTCGTGTCACTGCAGCAGATCAAACTATTCGGGCTCCTGCTCCTAAACCAGCCCCAGTTCAAGTTGCACCTTCTACATCAAGACAGAGCTCTTCATCTAATACTCACAAATCACTTGACCGAACTATATCTGTAAAGACGCCAGAACGACAAACAAACGTCATTTCCCATTTCTTACCAGCTGACCATCGTTATGATGCCACCGGTAGTGTGATCATTAATCAGGGTTCACAATCATCCTCTGTCAAGACTTCCTCTTCAAGGTCCCAAGCAGCCGCTATTTCACAAGCATCAAATACAGCTTCATCATTGACCTCAAGCTCTGGATTAAGAAGAACAGTATCTGTTAAAACCCCAGAAAGAGAATCTGATGTTCACTCGCATTTTACTCCAGAAGATCACAGTTTTGAGGCCTCTGGTAGTGTAACAATTTCTGGTGGTTCATCTTCATCTGGAAAAGCATTTGAAAAATCGTCAAGTTCCTCAAATCAAGTTTCTTCCTTTGGACAGGCATCCTCTTCAGGTTCTTCCTCACGACAGGCCTCATCTGCAGGTTCTTCCTCACGACAGGCCTCATCTGCAGGTTCTTCCTTTGGACAGGCATCATCTTCAGGTTCTTCCTTTGGACAGGCATCATCTGCAGGTTCTTCCTTTGGACAGGCATCATCTTCAGGTTCTTCCTTTGGACAGGCATCATCTTCAGGTTCTTCCTTTGGACAAGCATCATCTTCAGGTTCTTCCTTTGGACAGGCATCAATTTCAGCTTCTTCCTTTGGACAGGCATCATCTTCAGCTTCTAGAAACAGTTACTCATCATCAAGTGCAGCAGCTGCTGCCTCGCAATcagcttcttcttcatcttttcagAGTAGTTCTCAAAGAAAGGCTGATGCATCCAGCTCCTCCTCCAGCTCTGGATCTAGTTCTGCAACAGCTCAATCTGCATCCGGATCCTTTCGCCTTGCTCCCGTGGTAACAAAAGCAAGTTCGTCATCTTTGTCTTCTGACCTTCAAGCTGAAATGGAAGCCTTCCGAGCAGATGCCCGTGCATCAGGCGCCGCAGTAGCTCAAGTCAGGCAGGAGGAAGCAGATGATGGC GTTCGAGACGAGTACTACTTTAACCTTTGCGTTGAGGACCACGAAAACACCAATTACCAATGTCGTGACGAATGGGTAGGGCCAGATGGCATTACCCGAGGATGGTACACTGTCCTCCTACCCGATGCCTACCTGTACAACTACACCTACATTGCCCATCCCGTCAAGGGATACCAG GTATCCGTTACCAGAAGGGATTCAGGCATCGCCATGAAGAAAATTAAGGCTGATATCTTTGCTCCTGCTACAGTATTTTCAAACCAGGGAATCACCAGGTTTTCTGATTTTGCTGTTTCAGGAATCAATAACCAATTCGTTGAATCCACAGCAATGAACTTCGATCAGAATTCAGCCACCGTGTTTGCTGATTCCTTTGCTGATGCCATGAAAACTGAAAGATCATCATCCTCAGGATCAGTGCCAGCTATGTCAATGGGAGACGCAGCCCATGTTAATGGTTTCTCCCTCATTCGTGATTCTGGCTCATCTCGCTCTTCCTCTTCAAGATCACAGAGCCAGAGTTCCAGCTCCTCTGGGTCTGGCAAAAGCGTTTTTGCCTCTGGGGCTTTCAACCAAGGTTTAAGCTCTTCCCAGTCTTCTTCATCTGCATCCAGTTCATTAGCAGAAGCCTCTCAAAAATCAAGTGCATCCAGTTCATTAAACGCAGCAGCAGCCTCTCAAAGATCAAGTGCATCCAGTTCATTAAACGCAGCAGCAGCCTCTCAAAGATCAAGTGCATCCAGTTCATTAAACGCAGCAGCAGCCTCTCAAAGATCAAGTGCATCCAGTTCATTAAACGCAGCAGCAGCCTCTCAAAAATCAAGTGCATCCAGCGGTTCAGCATCACAATCTTCCCAATCTTCACTTTCCAGGACAGTTTCAATTAAGACTCCAGAAAGAGTATCAACTGTAATATCCCATTTCACTCCAAATGAACACCGTTTTGATGCTACAGGAAGAGTGACGATCACCCAAGGTTCTGAAGAATCTGTAGGACAAGATTCCAATTCTGCTGAAGTCCAATCTTCTAGTTCATTCCAACAGTCTTCAACACCCATCAGATCATCTACCTCATCACAGTCCTCACTGTCTCGTACTGTCTCAATTAAAACCCCAGAGAGAATATCAGGTGTTATCTCCCATTTCTTACCAGCTGATCACAGATTTGAAGCCACTGGAAGTGTAAACATTAATCAGAaatcctcctcttcatcatcatcccaATCCTCAAAAGCATCATTTGCTTCTGTATCAGCAGCTCCCGCCCCAGCACCACTTCCGGCACCACTTCCAGTATCACGAGCCATTTCCTCTGGATCACAATCTTCTCTTAGTCGAACTGTATCAATAAAAACTCCAGAGAGAGTGTCAGGTGTAATATCTCATTTCACCCCAGCAGATCACAGGTATGAAGCCAGCGGATCTGTTGTCATCAATCAAGGATCAAGATCTGCTTCTTCTAGTGCAGCAAGAGTGCAAACTGCACCTGCTCAACCTCAAATAAAAAAAGTTGTGGTTCAAGCTCCTGCAAGAGTAGCCCCTGCAGTTGTAAAATCAGTGTCACAAAAAAAGCAAGCAATTTCTTCATCTGCTGAAAAATCTCTAAGCCGTACAGTTTCAGTAAAAACGCCTGAGCGACAATCTAGTGTTATCTCTCACTTCACTCCAGCTGACCACAGGTATGACGCTACAGGATCTGTCATAATTAACAGTGCTTCCTCTGGGTCACGAAAAACTGTAGATACATTTGCTGTAAGATCACCACAACCAGCAGCACCTGCTCCTGTCCCCGtccctgctcctgctcctgctcctgctcctgctcctgcccCTGCCCGCCGCCAACCAATTGCAGCAGCTCTTTCCTCTAATGCCAAATCAATCTCCTCATCCTCTAGGGCACAGTCATCATTGTCTCGTACAGTCTCAGTAAAATCCCCAGAAAGAGTTTCCAGTGTAATCTCTCATTTCACTCCTGCTGACCACAGATATGAAGCAACTGGGTCTGTTGTTATCAACCAAGAATCTCAGACACCAAGACGGCTGATAGTTCAAGAAGCTGCAGTTCAAGCTCCTGAACCAGTCGTTGTAAGAGCTCCAGTGCAGGTCAAAGCACCCGTATCACAATCTGAATTACAAGCTTCTCTTTCACGCACAGTTTCTGTCAAAACCCCTCAAAGAACTTCTAGTGTCATTTCTCACTTCAATCCAGCTGATCACAGGTATGAAGCCACTGGCAGTGTTGTCATCAACAAAGGCTCCCGAAGTGAACCTAGAGCATCAGCACCAGTAGTTCCAGCTGCTCCTGCCAGAGCTAAATCCATCACTGCTCCAAGACCTCCAGTTGCAGCAGCTCCTGCCCCAGCTCCAGCTCCTCGTACACCTGCACAGCTGTCACTATCACGTACTGTTTCTGTGAAGTCCCCAGAGAGAGTCTCAAATGTCATCTCCCACTTCACCCCTGCAGTTCACCGTTATGAGGCTACCGGCTCTGTTACCATTAATAGGTCAACAGAATAA